The genomic segment AAATGAGGAATTTCTTTTGCCCATGAATATTTCCGCATATAGGCTATCAAAGGACACTGAAATTCCACAAACTAGAATCTCACAGATTATCAAGGGAAAAAGGAGCATTACTGCAGATACCGCGCTTAGGCTTAGCCTTTACTTTGGAACAAGTCCAAAATTTTGGCTCGGCCTTCAAGATGATTTTGATATCGAGGAGGAGCGTAAAAGAATGTCAGAAGTATTGATGCGGATAAAAGCAATTGGAAAGAATGCGTCGCAAAATGTGGCTTAGCTCATTGGCGTTGCATAACTTATCTTTTTTGTTTCGACCTGATCATATAACTAGCATCTTTTCTTAGGTTTCTGTTTCCCTATTCACCCTTAAAAAATTCACCACCGCCACCGTTTCCAGAATGGTGAATATCCCACCGGCTGCTATCAGCGCATGCATCAGGCCAAAGCGGTCGGCCATCCATCCGAAGAGTGGCCCCAGCACGCTAAAGAATATGCGAATTACAAAGTTGCGCACCGAGAGTATGGTGGCACGCGACTCCGATGGCGAAATTTTGTTTATGGTGTTCTTGAATACGGGAGTGGCTATGCCACGGGCAAGGTAAAATGCCAGCAATACGCCGAGTGTCCAAATGGAGGGGAATAATCCCAAAAGTATGTAGCTCAATGTAAGCACCGCAGTTACCATTATTACAGTGCCTTTTAACCCCAGCTTCTCCTCAATGCGATGCGCCCTGAAGGAGGTAATACCCACGGAGAAGTTAAGCACCGTCCATAGAACTCCAAAGGCAGCTAACGGAACGCCCACCTTTTCGAAGTAGGGTTGAGCAAACCAGGCCATGGATAGAGTGCTCGCACCCGTAATTGCTGATAGCAGTATATTCCAGCGCAGCTGCTTGCTATCCACTAGGCTGAACTTCACTATCTTTAGAATATCGACCATACTAACCTTGGCTTGTATCCTCATAATGGCTGGTTCGTAGAGCCACAGGGCAACGGGAATGGCCGATAGGGTAACAAGAGCCTGCCCAATAAAGGGAGCACGGAGGCTCATTCCGGCCAGTAGGCCACCCAAAATTCCAGCCAGCGCTTCGGAGTAGTTTCCGAGCCCGGCCACCTTACCCTCCTCCCTAAGGTATCGCTTCTCCTCACCAGCTTCGAGCAGGGTGTCGTAGAGCAGAGCAGAGTCGGCTCCGGAAATCATGCTTTGCCCAAAGCCCATCACCACCTCGGCAACCAGGAATCCCCAAAAGTTGTTGGCAAAAACATAGACGCTAAAGCCTATGAATCCCAATATATTCCCATAGAGCAGGGAGTTTTTTCGTCCAATAACGTCGGCTAGATAGCCGGAGGGAATTTCGAGCACCACAATGGCAATGCTGTAGACTGCCTGGAGGATAAAAACCTCCTTCATGCTGAGGCCGTGCGACTGGAAGAAAATAACCACCACGGGCATGAAGAGCAAAAACCAGCCGGTGATCTTTAGGTAGTATAGCTTGTAAACATTACTTTTCCACTGCGGCATGGTTGTTGCTTTTTAATTTTAACTGAAAGCCAAAAATCGCTTGCAATTTGTGCAAAAATTGTCAATTTTACCAACAATTGAACAGCAAGGTTTCCCTCCCTGAGAGGCGCAAAAATGACTACTTTTTTAACATATAACTATTAACTAACTACTACGAACTATGGGAATGACCTTAGTTGAAAAGATTATAGCCAATCACTCCAAGCAGCAGGTTGTTAAGCCTGGCGACATCATCGATGTGCTAATGGATGTGAGGGCTGCCCGTGATTTTGGTGGGGCTAACGTGGTAAAGAATCTGAAGGATTTCAACCTTGGCGTTGACGATGCTTCAAAGACCTTCTTCACCTTCGATTGCAACCCTACAGGATCGGACCAGAAGTATGCAGTAAACCAGCACATTTGCCGTCAGTTTGCACGCGAGCATGGCATTAAGGTTTACGACATCGACGCCGGTATTGGCACCCATATTCTTGTGGCGGAAGGGCTGGCATGCCCTGGCTCAACGGCTGTTACCACCGACTCTCACGCCAATATTCTTGGTGCTGTTGGTGCATTTGGACAGGGAATGGGCGATCAGGATATTGCCGCTGCTTGGGCCAACGGAAGCGTTTGGTTTAAGGTTCCGGAATCGGTTAAGATTACGCTTACCGGTAAGCGTCCGGCAGGTGTTACAGCCAAGGACATTGTAATGAACCTGATGACCACCTTTGGCGCCAATAAGTTGCTGGGCTACTCTGTGGAATTTTATGGAGAGGCGGTAGACGAGCTCACGCTCGATGAGCGCATCACCGTTGCTTCCATGGGAACCGAAATGGGCGTTATCATTCTGCTCTTTACGCCCAACAAGGAGGTAATGGAGTACTGCCAGGCCAGAGCTGGAAAAAATCTTCCGCTCGTTACTGCCGATGCCGACGCTAATTACGCTGAAACATACCAGTTCGACGTATCTAAGTTCGTGCCCATGGTTTCCCGTCCCGGTAAGCCGCACGATACCGTTGATGTAAACACAGTGAAGAAGTCGAAGATTGATTCTGCCTTCATTGGTAGCTGTACTAACGGACGTATGGAAGACATGCGTGCTGCTGCTCAGGTTTTGAGCGGGAGAAAGGTTGCTCCCGGGGTGGTCCTAAAAATTGTTCCCTCCACCGATGCGGTTTGGCAGCAATGCCTTGAGGAGGGGTTGATTAAAATATTTAAAGATGCAGGAGCTTTGGTGTCCAACGCCGGATGCGCCGGATGCGCTGCCGGACAGGTGGGGCAGAATGGGGCAGGGGAGATCACCATCTCCACAGGTAACCGAAACTTCCCCGGCAAGCAGGGAAAGGGCGAGGTTTACCTTGCTGCACCTGCTGTTGTGGCAGCCTCGGCTGTTGCAGGCTACATCACCACGCCCAACGACATACCGGCCAAACCAGCGCTCTTTACCGCCTCCGACATTAAGGCGAAGGAGCATCGAATGGCTGCTGCCGAAAAGGTGAAGAGCGATAAGCCAACCATTGTGGAGGGCCGCGTGTGGTTTATCAAGGAGGACAACATCGACACCGACATGATTTTCCACAACCGCTACCTTGCCATTACCAATATTGCCGAAATGGGTCAATACGCCCTCGATAACCTCAAGGGATACGAGGACTTTGCCAAGAAGGCCAAGGCAGGTGACATCATTGTAACGCAGAAGAACTTTGGTGCAGGTAGCTCACGCCAACAGGCTGTGGATTGCTTCTTGGCGCTGGGTATTAGCTGCATCATGGCCGAGAGTTTTGGCGCCATTTACGAGCGTAACGCCATCAACGCAGCTCTTCCCATTATGACCTGCTCCTCGCTCGATGGGCTTTCGCTTGCAGAGGGAGATACCATTCGCATAAATCTCGAAACAGGTAAGGTGGAGAACATCACTAAGTCAACCGCCATCAAAGCTAACCCGTTCTACGAGGTGCAGATGGAGATCTACCAAAAGGGTGGCCTGTTTTAACTATTAGTGGCATTTTGATTGAGATGATTCAGATTATCTAAAAAGAAAAAGTCATGGCAAAAACATTCATAGAGAAGGTGCTGGGAGCCAATGAGGGTGCAATAGTATTTCGCAAACCTAATATTGTGCTTACTCACGACAATACAGCCTCCATCAAGAAGACATTTGAAAAGATGGGAGGCTCGAAGCTCTTCGATCCAAACCAGCTGCTGGTGGTGCTCGACCACAATGCTCCACCAACTGAAAGCAAACTGGCCAACGATTACCAATCCATTCGCCAGTTTGTGCAGGAGCAGGGTATCACCAAGTTTTACGATGCCGGACGGGGCATCTGCCACCAGCTGATGAGCTACCATGCTCGCCCGGGAATGATTATTGTTGGTTCCGACAGCCACACCTGCACCGCAGGGGCATTTAATGCGCTGGCTGCAGGAATTGATAGAACCGAAGCTGCCGGATTGTATAAGCGCGGA from the Williamwhitmania sp. genome contains:
- a CDS encoding HigA family addiction module antitoxin; translation: MERLENIHPGEILNEEFLLPMNISAYRLSKDTEIPQTRISQIIKGKRSITADTALRLSLYFGTSPKFWLGLQDDFDIEEERKRMSEVLMRIKAIGKNASQNVA
- a CDS encoding MFS transporter produces the protein MPQWKSNVYKLYYLKITGWFLLFMPVVVIFFQSHGLSMKEVFILQAVYSIAIVVLEIPSGYLADVIGRKNSLLYGNILGFIGFSVYVFANNFWGFLVAEVVMGFGQSMISGADSALLYDTLLEAGEEKRYLREEGKVAGLGNYSEALAGILGGLLAGMSLRAPFIGQALVTLSAIPVALWLYEPAIMRIQAKVSMVDILKIVKFSLVDSKQLRWNILLSAITGASTLSMAWFAQPYFEKVGVPLAAFGVLWTVLNFSVGITSFRAHRIEEKLGLKGTVIMVTAVLTLSYILLGLFPSIWTLGVLLAFYLARGIATPVFKNTINKISPSESRATILSVRNFVIRIFFSVLGPLFGWMADRFGLMHALIAAGGIFTILETVAVVNFLRVNRETET
- a CDS encoding aconitase/3-isopropylmalate dehydratase large subunit family protein, whose protein sequence is MGMTLVEKIIANHSKQQVVKPGDIIDVLMDVRAARDFGGANVVKNLKDFNLGVDDASKTFFTFDCNPTGSDQKYAVNQHICRQFAREHGIKVYDIDAGIGTHILVAEGLACPGSTAVTTDSHANILGAVGAFGQGMGDQDIAAAWANGSVWFKVPESVKITLTGKRPAGVTAKDIVMNLMTTFGANKLLGYSVEFYGEAVDELTLDERITVASMGTEMGVIILLFTPNKEVMEYCQARAGKNLPLVTADADANYAETYQFDVSKFVPMVSRPGKPHDTVDVNTVKKSKIDSAFIGSCTNGRMEDMRAAAQVLSGRKVAPGVVLKIVPSTDAVWQQCLEEGLIKIFKDAGALVSNAGCAGCAAGQVGQNGAGEITISTGNRNFPGKQGKGEVYLAAPAVVAASAVAGYITTPNDIPAKPALFTASDIKAKEHRMAAAEKVKSDKPTIVEGRVWFIKEDNIDTDMIFHNRYLAITNIAEMGQYALDNLKGYEDFAKKAKAGDIIVTQKNFGAGSSRQQAVDCFLALGISCIMAESFGAIYERNAINAALPIMTCSSLDGLSLAEGDTIRINLETGKVENITKSTAIKANPFYEVQMEIYQKGGLF